The Chryseobacterium aureum genome contains a region encoding:
- a CDS encoding helix-turn-helix domain-containing protein, whose protein sequence is MKKKNILFFFLIISIFTPAQSFDFEGQYQYARMLSSKNPDSSEIVLNRMIDSAQKRNLQKYLVKAYYLKSFNSYLRSDAEKSLDFADKALKISVQSNYSIGKALAYRMQGTQYAKLGLLKESSTSLRNALAEVKNNTTEEGHELKGMIFNSFLILLNKNQYKEKAFYSTSAIQEFKKLKNTGRRNELLISAYTNMGYNLSEVKKFKEAEYYFANALSLVGESNYYLRANILNDIGFSFSKQNKPESAVLYFQKSLAIVNQYGFNEKKIEVTKNLEEAYAQLHDESNTKKYKIENLTLKDSIAYNKAMAVNKTLSKKEESFHQQLNESHSISKGLIIACAALVMVLGAVIFNTLRLRKKHKETVAKIYREGISPVVYEEDPQETSEDIQTKNTSTPAEIKISPEVEENILDGLKIFEENLEFNNKNISRYNLANTLNINTKYLSTVIKKHKKFNFNQYINHLRINYIVNQLKNEPQYRKYKINHLAEITGYSSHSAFSLEFKKITGLHPSAFIKTLDEIS, encoded by the coding sequence ATGAAGAAAAAAAATATTCTATTTTTCTTCCTTATTATTTCAATTTTTACACCTGCTCAGTCATTTGATTTTGAGGGACAGTATCAATATGCCCGCATGCTTTCTTCTAAAAATCCGGACAGCTCTGAAATTGTACTGAATAGGATGATAGATTCTGCACAGAAAAGAAATCTTCAGAAATACCTTGTAAAAGCGTATTATTTAAAGTCTTTCAACAGCTATTTAAGATCTGATGCAGAGAAAAGCCTTGATTTTGCAGATAAGGCCCTGAAAATATCTGTCCAAAGCAATTACAGCATTGGTAAGGCGCTGGCGTACAGAATGCAGGGAACCCAGTATGCAAAGCTAGGGTTGCTTAAAGAGTCTTCTACAAGTCTTAGAAATGCCCTGGCAGAAGTAAAAAACAATACTACGGAAGAGGGACATGAACTGAAAGGAATGATCTTTAATTCTTTTTTGATCTTACTCAATAAAAACCAGTATAAAGAGAAAGCATTTTATTCCACAAGCGCCATTCAGGAATTTAAGAAGCTTAAAAATACAGGCAGACGAAACGAACTGTTGATTTCTGCTTATACCAATATGGGGTATAACCTATCTGAGGTGAAAAAATTCAAGGAAGCTGAATATTATTTTGCCAATGCTCTTTCATTAGTGGGAGAAAGCAATTACTACCTCCGGGCCAATATTCTTAATGATATCGGATTTTCTTTTTCAAAACAAAATAAGCCGGAAAGTGCGGTACTGTACTTTCAGAAATCCCTGGCTATTGTAAATCAGTATGGCTTCAATGAAAAAAAGATAGAGGTCACCAAGAACCTTGAAGAAGCTTATGCCCAGCTTCACGACGAATCCAATACGAAGAAGTACAAAATTGAGAATCTTACATTAAAAGACAGCATTGCTTACAATAAAGCCATGGCTGTCAACAAAACATTATCCAAAAAAGAGGAAAGTTTTCATCAGCAGCTTAACGAAAGCCACTCTATTTCAAAAGGACTTATTATAGCATGTGCTGCATTGGTAATGGTTTTAGGTGCAGTGATTTTCAATACTCTCCGTCTCCGTAAGAAACACAAAGAAACAGTAGCCAAAATTTACAGGGAAGGAATTTCTCCGGTTGTTTATGAGGAAGATCCACAGGAAACGTCTGAGGATATTCAGACCAAAAACACCTCTACTCCGGCAGAAATAAAAATTTCACCTGAAGTAGAGGAAAACATACTAGATGGATTAAAAATTTTTGAAGAAAACCTTGAGTTTAACAACAAAAACATTTCTCGTTATAATCTTGCAAATACACTGAATATCAATACAAAATATCTTTCAACGGTTATTAAGAAACATAAAAAATTCAATTTTAACCAATATATCAATCATCTGAGGATCAATTATATTGTCAATCAGTTGAAAAATGAGCCTCAATACAGAAAGTATAAGATCAATCATCTGGCTGAAATCACAGGATATTCATCTCACAGTGCCTTTTCTCTTGAGTTCAAAAAGATTACAGGGCTGCATCCGTCTGCCTTTATTAAAACCCTTGATGAGATTTCCTGA
- a CDS encoding YdeI/OmpD-associated family protein, with protein MQKHSVSVDEYIEKSPDFAKPILTYLREMIHEVCPDAEEAIKWKFPAFMYKGKILCSITAFKQYCSLGFWLHQEMKTLQEIETTAEKSSMFSLGKVTGIEDLPSKPQLKRAIREAMELTDMGVTMKKAPPSKVEMDVPDYFQSALNARPKAKEIFEKASPSFRKEYIAWVSEAKTEATRNKRLEQSLEWIAEGKGRNWKYQKK; from the coding sequence ATGCAAAAGCACAGCGTAAGCGTTGATGAATACATTGAAAAGTCTCCGGATTTTGCAAAACCTATTTTAACGTATCTCCGTGAAATGATCCACGAAGTCTGCCCCGATGCAGAAGAAGCCATCAAATGGAAATTTCCTGCGTTCATGTATAAGGGAAAAATTCTGTGTTCCATCACTGCTTTCAAACAGTATTGCAGTCTGGGATTCTGGCTTCATCAGGAAATGAAAACTTTACAGGAAATAGAAACAACGGCTGAAAAAAGTTCAATGTTCAGCTTAGGTAAAGTAACCGGTATTGAAGATCTTCCGTCCAAACCTCAGCTGAAAAGGGCGATCCGGGAAGCTATGGAACTTACAGACATGGGAGTAACCATGAAAAAGGCTCCTCCATCCAAAGTAGAAATGGATGTTCCTGATTATTTTCAGTCGGCTTTAAATGCCCGGCCAAAAGCAAAAGAAATTTTTGAAAAAGCTTCACCATCTTTCAGAAAAGAGTATATTGCATGGGTTTCCGAAGCCAAAACAGAAGCTACCAGAAACAAAAGATTGGAACAGTCTTTGGAATGGATAGCTGAAGGTAAGGGCCGTAACTGGAAATACCAGAAAAAATAA
- a CDS encoding serine hydrolase domain-containing protein, giving the protein MRLLKYMIGGAVAGAAAAYFLGYDYLFSGISKTYLKGKSSAYIDDGNLFPSNPIATEEPLLWEEDPDYNKKELPKHLVDNLKLSKTAAFLVIRNGKILHEQYWDGYSQLSQTNSFSMAKAVTVMLLGKALEEGIIPSIDEKLSDFYPEFKDKPFGNEVTLKNLAQMEAGLDWDENYNNPFLPNAKAYYGKSLVKAVFSRKFKEKPGVKFEYQSGSTQLLCFALRKALNKPLATYLSEKFWVPLGMEQNAKWSTDNHGMEKAYCCIHSNARDFAKLGQLFLDNGKAGDRQILNADFIEQMRTPTEKSENIYGMGLWINHDNPVKHYYFLGLQGQYIIMVPDHNIVIVKTGSYSNNPKNDRGRPDQVRFFVNEIVQLFQ; this is encoded by the coding sequence ATGAGATTACTAAAGTATATGATAGGCGGAGCGGTAGCCGGTGCGGCAGCAGCTTATTTTCTGGGATATGATTATTTATTTAGTGGTATTTCCAAAACGTATCTTAAAGGAAAATCAAGTGCATACATTGATGACGGAAATCTTTTCCCAAGCAATCCTATTGCTACAGAAGAGCCCCTACTTTGGGAAGAAGATCCGGATTACAATAAAAAAGAGTTACCTAAACATTTAGTTGACAACTTAAAACTCTCCAAAACGGCCGCTTTTCTGGTGATAAGAAATGGGAAAATTCTTCATGAACAATATTGGGACGGCTACAGCCAGCTCTCACAGACCAATTCTTTTTCCATGGCGAAAGCAGTAACTGTAATGCTTTTGGGGAAAGCGCTTGAAGAAGGTATCATTCCATCCATTGATGAAAAACTCTCAGATTTTTATCCTGAATTTAAGGATAAACCCTTCGGAAATGAGGTAACCCTTAAAAATTTAGCCCAAATGGAAGCAGGACTGGATTGGGATGAAAATTACAACAATCCGTTTCTGCCCAACGCCAAAGCTTATTATGGTAAAAGCCTTGTAAAAGCTGTATTTTCAAGAAAATTTAAAGAAAAGCCGGGAGTAAAATTTGAATATCAAAGCGGCTCTACGCAGCTTCTCTGTTTTGCCCTCAGAAAGGCCTTGAATAAACCACTGGCAACTTATTTATCTGAAAAATTCTGGGTTCCTTTGGGTATGGAGCAGAATGCCAAATGGAGCACAGACAATCATGGCATGGAAAAGGCATATTGCTGTATTCATTCCAATGCACGTGATTTTGCCAAGCTGGGACAGTTATTTCTGGATAACGGAAAAGCCGGAGACCGGCAAATCCTTAATGCAGACTTCATTGAACAGATGAGAACTCCTACGGAAAAGTCCGAAAACATTTATGGAATGGGGCTTTGGATCAATCATGACAATCCAGTCAAGCATTATTATTTCCTGGGATTGCAGGGGCAGTATATTATCATGGTTCCGGATCACAATATTGTTATCGTAAAAACCGGAAGCTATTCCAACAACCCTAAAAACGACAGAGGAAGACCAGACCAGGTGAGATTCTTTGTGAATGAAATTGTACAACTATTCCAATAA
- a CDS encoding M48 family metalloprotease: MTRKLIVLGYLLCSIMGLAQIYKPIDTADYPKRKAFLKNFEGNNEAAVKRLKSQYSGKTGAELSKIYKEFGTDFEKQVKNKDFIFTSEFETSIQSMIQRLKKNNPKIPQDLKILIAKDNTPNAYCLADGTFVINMGLYSWLNNEEQIAAVISHELGHKIEEHSLKTFLKIIEQDKLDKVVVENIKSTTTNRSHSQNQKAFDILKNTVYKKGVERRQSEMQADSLGYVLFKNSDFRKAEFVNALQRLQDFDTISPRELRVDTYKQLFNLPKQAFNEKWMKKEDFSLYNYNFYKEKLNKDSLASHPEVSRRIEMLKKTFEELRTPVTPEKPTDLFVTLRKTARMEILPNYFHSEDYGLGIYTAMQFLQDGEEEKYYKTWLGRCFSKIYEARKNYNLNRYLDRIEPKNQSESYQQFLNFMWNLSLDEIKNIADFYQPHETIAKVN; encoded by the coding sequence ATGACCAGAAAACTGATAGTATTGGGATATCTTTTATGTTCTATAATGGGGCTGGCCCAGATTTATAAGCCAATAGATACTGCAGATTATCCAAAGAGAAAGGCCTTTTTAAAGAATTTCGAAGGAAATAACGAAGCTGCTGTAAAGAGGTTAAAGTCACAATATTCCGGAAAGACAGGTGCAGAATTATCCAAAATTTATAAAGAATTCGGAACTGATTTTGAAAAGCAGGTGAAGAATAAGGATTTTATCTTTACATCTGAATTTGAAACCAGTATACAGTCTATGATTCAACGTCTTAAAAAGAACAATCCCAAAATTCCACAGGACCTGAAAATTCTGATCGCGAAAGATAATACGCCCAATGCATATTGTCTGGCTGACGGAACTTTTGTAATTAATATGGGACTTTACAGCTGGCTGAATAATGAAGAACAGATTGCAGCAGTAATTTCTCATGAGCTGGGACACAAAATAGAGGAACATTCTCTGAAAACCTTTTTAAAAATTATTGAACAGGATAAACTGGATAAAGTAGTGGTGGAAAATATAAAATCTACTACGACAAACAGAAGCCACAGCCAGAATCAGAAAGCTTTTGATATTCTGAAAAATACGGTGTACAAAAAAGGGGTAGAGAGAAGACAAAGCGAAATGCAGGCAGATTCTCTGGGCTACGTCCTTTTTAAAAACAGTGATTTCAGGAAAGCGGAATTTGTAAATGCTCTTCAGAGGCTGCAGGATTTCGATACCATTTCACCACGGGAACTGAGGGTGGATACCTATAAGCAACTATTCAATCTCCCGAAACAGGCATTCAATGAAAAATGGATGAAAAAGGAAGATTTCTCCCTGTACAATTATAATTTCTACAAAGAAAAGCTGAATAAAGATTCTCTGGCATCACATCCTGAAGTATCCAGAAGAATTGAAATGCTTAAAAAGACTTTTGAAGAGCTTAGAACTCCTGTTACGCCGGAAAAGCCCACAGATTTGTTTGTGACCTTAAGGAAAACAGCGAGAATGGAAATTCTGCCGAATTATTTCCATTCGGAAGATTATGGTCTGGGAATTTATACAGCTATGCAGTTTTTGCAGGATGGAGAAGAAGAAAAATACTATAAAACATGGCTGGGAAGATGTTTCTCCAAAATATATGAAGCGAGAAAAAACTATAATCTGAACCGATATCTGGACCGGATAGAACCCAAAAATCAGAGTGAAAGCTACCAGCAGTTTCTGAACTTCATGTGGAATTTAAGCCTGGATGAAATAAAAAATATTGCAGACTTTTATCAGCCCCATGAGACTATAGCTAAGGTCAACTGA